The Setaria viridis chromosome 9, Setaria_viridis_v4.0, whole genome shotgun sequence sequence TTTAGGTCAGAGGTGACAGTGTAATAGCTCAAATTTTCAGTTACATTGATCTACTTaaactaatatataattttagCTTATTTGATGATTGTGCATTTCAGGCAGCTCTGGTGATCGGAGATGGCTccattagcagcagcagcaggaggaggaggtcatcTCTTTAATTCCTTATAAGCTTACCATTTTCTTTGAACCTTAATATATATAGCAATCTGCCCAGAGCATCTGCTACAATCTCGTGCCTAATTGAAAATTGTGACTTTCTGGAGAATGCTGGACTTGAATTGTTAGTTACACTGTTAAACTGTGTCAAACTGTTGAGCCAATGGGCAGTGCGCTAGATAGGAAGGGAGCAGCAAATTTTCTGATGAAATGTCGCTATAGATTCTACTTTCCATTTTTAATGCTCTGGGATGTGAAATTTCTGGTGTTACAAGGgaatattattttctttttgaaaatgtCAAAAACCAAGGGCTAATCTTCATTTTATTATTTGGAGACATGGATGATAGAGGAGTGGATATAGAGGGAGGGTATGTTTGTTCTGGCATAAAATATGTTTGTTCTTTAGTGAGCAATCTGAACAGTTCAAGTTACTCTCtctgtcctaaattactattcattttagcttttctaggtgcatagcaaaaggcatgtatctagaaaaaccaaaacgaatagtattttgggatggagggaatagATCAATGCCATCGTAATTAATCTTGTCctttgcttcatttttttttctgatcatGTTGCATTTGCATCACAAACTCAAGTCCCATTTTGTTTTGTTCCTACTACCATCGTTTCAGATCCTATCCTAAAGGCGAGGCTGATGTTCAGGTtagaaatcttttttttttgcactttgcCCACCTATACTTAACTAATTGTTTAGCACAACACTGTGAAAAGTAATTTGATTCTCGTTTTTAATGTCAATGTTTAGAAATAAGATATGCAGCTAGGGAGTCCTGATATCCTGCCATCATAGTTTACTTTCTAGctaattgttgaacttgtgtCAGTTTATTTTGTATGAGAAAAAATATGTGAGCTTGTTGTCACGCAACATTGGTAGAAAGATGGGTGCTGGTGATGCATGTTCATACTAGAACAGTGCCCTCCATCTATTTGGTTTggaatttatatttttatggTTAAATGGAGCCCACAATATTTATGCAATATCAAAGAGTGGACTTTGAAAAGTATCTTATAAATAAATTCATGCACGTATCGAGATgttgtattttgttttttttgctagatttaatttttttattggatACCTCTAGTTGTAACGAAGCCAACGAAAGCTAACttatatttttatcatttttctatgtttcAAAGTGTCTGGGTGCATCATATAAGCCAAAGTGACATTCGATTTATTAGGTAACAAATTATCAATTTGTATCtctatcatttttctatgtttttGTTTCTATTGTGCAAAGTGGCAGTCAATTTATTAGTTAATCAATTATCAGTTTGCATCTctatcattttttttacatctttatttatattactTGTGGGTTGGATGGCGAGGTAATTTCGTTAAAGGTAGAGGGTTTTCTTAGGAAATTGTGTGAGAGAGATCTATGGACTGCGGGTTGTATTCCGATAAAGTACgggttttttttaaaattttgtgTGAGAGGCCTTGGATGGCGGGTTTGATTCTGACAATGTTCGgggtttttttgaaagattcccGGGGCTATCTAGACTGCAGGTTGGATTTTGACAAAATTTgggtttttttgaaaaatttatGTGAGGCCTTTGGACTACTAGTTCGATTTCGACAAAGTTTGGcatgttttttgaaaaattgttAGGCCTATGTTCGACGACCTGGGCCTGCAGGTTGGATTTTGGCAAAGTTTGTGGTGCCGGTTCGATTTAGACAAAGTTCGGGGTGTTTTTTGAAAAATCGCGTCCTCTGTTTGATGATCTGTGCCGTCCGCGCTCGATCCGACGGGTGAAATCTTTTATGGCGACATGGACAGCATCCCTGATCTTGAGTGCGACCAAGTTTAAGTCATTAAAGATTAGTGTTTTGTTTGTGAAGGAGTTCTAAAGCAGTTTAAATTAAACTGTTCGGCAATTGCAATGCTTTTTCATAAGCTTCATGCTTTGCACTGGTTTGTCAATTTCATCTGTGGTTGTGCCACTGGCGGTGGTTGTCAATCGACTGCATCCTGTCATGTTGCAGACCTTGCAGCCATGGATCACGGCGGCAGTTCAGCAGTAGCGGCATTCAGGAGATGGGAACTCGAGTGTCCTCACTGGTAGCTTGGATGCTGTTCAATAACACAGACGACATGTTGGGGTGAACAAGGGGGCAAGGCGTTTCAGGGAGGAGGGAAAAGAGAACGCCATGGCAAGCATTAAGCATGCGTACCAAAAAGAACGTTCAGAATGCCACTTTGACGGCTGGTGGCTGGATTGATGATGACCCAAAGCAAGCCTGCTGGTGCTATCAAACTTGTCACTGCAAGACTGGCTATCCTATATATCTTTCTTTGATGGACTGCCAGAAAAAGGTATGCTGGAATCTTTGCGTTTGGGTCGAAAACAGTTTCGATGGTCTTTTTTGCGTTTGTATTCAAAATATTTGTGgaaatttgttgttgttgtaaaaTTATCTAAATGCTTGATCCAagcaagtgtgtgtgtgtgtgatgtGGAACTTGTCACCGGAACGCTGGGCTCTCATACCTTTGACGGTGAACTTGGATATCATAACGTGCTGGAATTATCTATTTTCCGGTTCTGTGTCTATGCTTGCACAGTGTTGGATCAAGCAATATCATCAATGTGTAttgtaatataaatattttgttgccTGTAGATGCACGAGTGCGATCCTAGCACCCGAAGAATGAAGGACTAATGGGTTCAGTGTCCGAACAATCATAACATCCAATTTATTTGGGTATTCAAATCTTTGAACCTATCAAGTTTTGTTTGTCTTTTTTAAGGGTGCTCCTAATCTATGAAAGTAATCATGATCCATCCCTAATaagacttttctttttctccgcATACTAGTTGAATTTTAAGTTCAACATCATAACTTATGTTAGAAAATGCatcatgattattttcatagATTAGGAGCACTTTACTATAGCCCTTAGATATGCAAAGATGTAGAAAAATGAACTTAAAACTCTAGTTATACaaatagaaacaaaaagaaaaaagcgtatttttcatccctcaaatATTGCAAATGTGTGATATTCATCCCTcatatttcatttggtgcaaaccaaccccttaactaactaaaccaGTGTGTTTACCATCCccaccttagtttaacaatggTTTGTTGTCATATAACATCGGTTTAAACCATGTGATCATCTTACTAATCACTGCTGAGCCACGACTAATGTTGAGTCAATCGCTATAATAATTCAGTGTGAATCGGTTCTGTTAATTTTTCTGATAAAATTTTTCCGAGATAGGCAATTTAGAGGATTcactgtattttttttaatttatatctTTGACTCACATTACATCACCAAGCAAGGATTAGGTAGATGATTATGTGGTGCAAACTATCATTAGATGGCACTAAACCATTGTTAAACTAAGATATGGATAATAAATGCACTGATTAAGTTAGTTAAGGGGTTAGTTTGCACCGAACGAAACATGATGGATGAatatcacacttttgcaatacttgggatggaaaatacacttttttcAAATGAAAATGACAAATTTCATTGTGAGTAGATTGGACCAACTAAAATAGTTCAAGAGAGCAACTTCAGCCAAAAATTTGTTTAGAAGGTCAAATGGATAAATTGGTTTATTCAAATAGGAAAATAACAAGATGTTCCCGAATTTTTGCTAAAAATGTTCAAATAGGAAAAGTTTTCCTGATTTTTTAGCAGGGAATCACATATTTGAGTTCAGATAAAACATTGATATACAATTTTTGAACCTTGGTAACCTTGATATGTTACGAGTGCTCTGATGACACTGAAGGCCATCTCGACCGTCAAGACCGAATCCAACGGTGCCTACTACTCATGCCATCTCCACCCTCAAAGCCTCTCTCGCTAGAGTTACGGCAAGGCAAAGGCAACTGCCACGGCGGcagctccgcctccctcccgctccgcgcgccgccgcttcccATGGCGTCGCTGCTCCGCCTGCAGGCCCTCGCTCCAACCCTAAATGTCCCCCGCCGCCGTTGCTTCCTCTCCTCTTTCCGCCTCTCCTCCACGGCCACGACTCCGCTGGCGCGCCGCCtttccaccgccgcctccaccaactCACCGGAGCCGCCAGCCTCGGAAGCGGTGAACCCCTCTCCCAAACCCAGCGATGCCTAGTTGTTTGTACCAATGTTTTGTGGTTAACTCCAGTAGGGGAGTGTGTCAGTAGTGTGGACTTGTGGGTTTTGTATGCAGCTCGATGcggcaacatttttttttttgctaatttCAGAACTCAAACTGTTTTTAGTTCCACTCAGTTAGAATTTATAACTACCAAGCTAGAATCTTCTATGTGAGTCCTAATTCGTTATGCAATTATCATGTCGAAGCGAAACACACTTGTTTTATGACATGTTATAGTTTGCGAATTTGGGATTAGATGTTTGCTAGTGTCTGTGTCACACAATGTATGGTGTCTTTTTCTTCAAGTAAAATTTCAATAATAAAATAGATCTCCTTCTAGTAAGATGAATATTGTTCCGTACATAGCCTTATGGCTGAATCAATCAACTCAAATTGCATTAACTGGTTTGGGAAATGTTCAAGATGTAGAAGAGGACAGTCAAGGATACCCATTGCCACCTATCATTTCTTGCATTTCAGGCATTAGGTCGCTTTGCACAGATATAAGCATGTCCGATTTCGTTCTCCATTGCTTGTATTATGACACCTTTCTGTTGTTGCTTCATTTTAATCTGCAGGATCTGGAGTCAGGTCTGTATCTTGTGGCAACGCCAATTGGTAACCTTGAAGATATCACCTTACGGTATACTTGCCTCAGCTGCAACCCATTTTAGACTGCCTCAGTTCTATTGATTTTGCACATGGAAAAGATTTCAGTAGACGTCCTTATGCCTTGAAGTCGCTTCAGGTTATGAGATATTTTTTGGTACTAACAGGAATGTCATGAAGTCAGGCAATTTATATGGGCTTGTCAGGTGATAAAACGGAAAATGGAACAGATCGCCTattaaaagaagaaaattaaCATATTTTGGGTTGCTTGAAATTTGATTATACATCCCTAATAAATCTTTGTAAGGCCTTTGAGGAGGCATGCAGAGAGTTGGACCCTTGTTTGTTAACAAAAAAGGAAGTGGGGCAGCAGAGCAATGGTTGTTTTAAATCGATATAGTTAAGAAAAGTAACTAAGGGTTTTCTAGCACTGTTAggattattttttatttcaaacatATTTTACTTTAATGTGAGGAGGACACCAGAAATAACTTGATTTTAGTGAAACATTTTTTACGTTATTATTGTGTATGAATCTCAAGTTATCCCCATTAAGAAATACACCAATGGCGGATCTACATGCTAGGTATTTAGAATCATTGAGTTATTGATCATTTCCTGAAACAAACTACTGGCATTAAGCTTGGATAATTCTTCCGTCAGGGCACTGCGCGTCCTTAAATGCGCTAATGTGATATTATCTGAAGACACAAGGCATTCTGGAAAGCTGCTTCAGCATTATAACATCAAAACACCACTTGTGAGTCAATCACATTATTAGCTTTCATGTGTCGCATATTTGGTACGAAACATTCAACTTAAATCTCAAACTGTACGCTTGCAGCTTAGCTTCCATAAGTTCAATGAGCGTGAGAGAGAGCCCAGTATCTTAAGGAGGCTTCACGAAGGTGAAGCGGTTGCATTGATAAGTGATGCTGGTACTCCAGGCATTAGTGACCCCGGCATGGAACTGGTAAGTAGATTAACCTCATTTAATTTTGGATGTCGCATCTTGCATGCAAAAGTATTCAGTAGAAGAATATCTCTGGCTACTATCCACTCATCGTGTGTAGAACCAAACAATAGCTACTACTTCCAGTTATTAATATATGATGTTTTGGGCAAACAAAATGAACTAGTTTTGGTTTGTTTTTGTTGTCCAAAACGTCATGTATTAATGACTGGATGGAGTATCTCATAGCCGGGTTGCCCTGGAATGAAACATTGTAACTGAACTTTGCTACCAGCTAGTTGGGAGGACAATATAGATTGTTAATAAACACAACCAACTTCTTGCTTGCCTAATGCTGCTCCTACATTGTTGAGACTTTAAGCATGGTGTACTATTGCAGGCTAGACTATCTCATGTATTAATGACTTTAAGCATGTTCACAGGCAAGACTATGTGCAGCTGAGAAaattcctgttgttcccattccTGGGCCTTCTGCTGCAGTTGCTGCTCTTTCTGCGTCGGGTTTGCCATCTAATGAATTCACATTTGGTAAAATATGCTGATACTATATTCAGATTTTTCATCAATTATGATAAAAGCTTGGAGTCAGCCCTAATTTTTAATTTTAGTTGGGTTTTTACCAAAGCATGCTCGGTCAAGAAGAGATAGGCTTGAGATATCTGCTCGTGAAGCTGCTACACAAATATTCTATGTTCCTCCCCATGGCATTCATCAATTTCTTGTTGATGCTGCTTCATCTTTTGGCGATTCAAGGTAACAGACACTAAGTCACTCCTGCATGCCATTGCATGATTTAGAAATTCTATTCTTAGAAAATGGTGTATGGAAATTACAGTGTAGTGCACTTTTGTGTGCTTAAGTATAATGTAACATCTGGTATTGCAATCATTAATGACTGTATGATCAGGTTACTAAAAAATATTAGAACTCTTGTGCTTTTTCATCAAGCCTTCTATCACATATGTTGATTTTCCTTTCTCTCATTTGTCTTTGCAGGTCATGTGTTATTGCAAGGGAGATAACGAAATTACATGAAGAGGTAATCTTCACATTCTTTATTCTGTAATTGCCCATCCCTTTTCCCTTTCACTCATGGTCTGTTGATCATACAATCTTCAAAAAAATTTCAACTGGTAGTTACACATATCCTATTCACTGTAGAGAAGTGTTTTCATTCGTAGTGCTGCAGTTTTGATGTTTCTCAGCATGCTTGGTACTGACTCTGACTGTTGAAAAATTGAAAACAAGAACATGTCGAGCCTCTTTCACGTAGTTATTTTTATGTTCCCCCATATGCAGTACTGAACTTAGCACATATTTTTAGTTCTGGCGTGGAACTCTAGGTGAAGCAAATGAAGCCTTTGCTACTCGACAGCCGAAGGGAGAAATCACAGTGCTCATAGAGGGACAGTCCATTTCAGTTGATGACACTCCATCAGAGGATTTCCTTGAGCATGAACTAAGAGAATTGACAGCAAAGGGACATACACTTTCAGCGGTACACATTCAACTCGATTCATTGCTATATTTTGAAGCTGTTATGGAAAATGTTGGAATTTAAATTTTAACTGCAGAGATGATACCTTATCAGAAAATGGCTATTTcatattattttaaatatactgcTAGTTGTCAATTATAGGCGGTGAAATTGGTCACTGAAGCTACATCAGCAAAGAAGAAAGATGTTTATGCGCTTGCATTGAGGTTGTTTGGAAAATGAGTAAAATGCAGCTTTTGCTCTCATCTTCTCATCTGGTAATTGAAATTATTTACATGTACTAGCATATCTACCATTTGATCGTGTAGAATACCAGAATTATGTTGGGAAGATATTTATATAATATACTgtctttttttctagaataataTATAGTATTTTCAACAAGCTGTGTACAGGCTCATACTCATTTGTCTGCTGTGCATAGCTTATTCGCATGTCCCCTTAGAACCTTTCATCATCTTAGTAATTTGGAATGAGAAAAggttctaagcatttctttgaTAATAGGATGAAATGAAATCTTACTGATCCAACTAACTGTAAGCTGGACAACGCAATAAGTATCTCATTTTAACTAAAGTAGTAATAAAATCCCACTCTT is a genomic window containing:
- the LOC117836427 gene encoding uncharacterized protein; the protein is MASLLRLQALAPTLNVPRRRCFLSSFRLSSTATTPLARRLSTAASTNSPEPPASEADLESGLYLVATPIGNLEDITLRALRVLKCANVILSEDTRHSGKLLQHYNIKTPLLSFHKFNEREREPSILRRLHEGEAVALISDAGTPGISDPGMELARLCAAEKIPVVPIPGPSAAVAALSASGLPSNEFTFVGFLPKHARSRRDRLEISAREAATQIFYVPPHGIHQFLVDAASSFGDSRSCVIAREITKLHEEFWRGTLGEANEAFATRQPKGEITVLIEGQSISVDDTPSEDFLEHELRELTAKGHTLSAAVKLVTEATSAKKKDVYALALRLFGK